The region CCATGGATGATTTCAATAAATTCGTGAAACTCGGCTATATGAGCAAATGGCTGCACCATTCGGGTGGCACCGTGTGTGAACCCACAGATGTGGCGGTGAACAAGCGCCATCTTGATATGCTGCTGGCGCATATGACGCTGAGTGACAAGCCGTTTATGGGCTCTGTGACCGCCCCAAGCCGCGCACAAGACAGTGTGGACATGTGCGAGATCTTGTTTGGCAAAGAGTTTGTGCAAAACAACACGGTTATGACTTCGCTGATCAATATCAACTCGCCGATGACCTTTGATGATGTGATGATGGGTGCCTTGGAAGTCTATGCCAAGAACAACCAGGCTTGCATTATTTCCCCCTTTATTGTGGGCGGCGCGATGGCCCCGGTGTCGGTTGCAGGTACTTTGACCCAGGTGATGGCCGAGGTCCTTTCGGGCATCGCGTATAGCCAATTGGTGCGACCGGGGGCTCCGGTGATCTTTGGTGCCTTTGTGACCTCGATCGATATGGGCTCAGGGGCCCCAACCTTTGGCACGCCAGAGGCCAGTCAAATTCTTTATGGGGCGGGGCAATTGGCACGTCGTTTGGGTCTGCCATTCCGGTCAGGCGGCGGGCTGTGTGGCTCTAAGTTACCAGATGCGCAGGCGGCCTATGAAACCGCCCACACCCACAACGCAGCTTTGCTGGGCGGTGTGAACTTTATGCTGCACAGCTGTGGATGGCTTGAAGGCGGCCTGGTGTCGAGCTTTGAAAAATTTGTGATGGACGCGGACCAATTGGGTGTGTTGCACAAATTGGCTGCCGGTGTTGCGATGGACGAAAACGGTCAGGCTATGGACGCCATTCGCGAGGTTGGTCCGGGTGGGCATTATTTGGGGTGTGCACATACGCAGGCCAATTACCAAGAGGCGTTTTGGCGGTCAGAAGTTCTAGATTACAAACCGTTTGAAACCTGGCAGGACGAAGGGTCGCGCGATACGCAAACCCTGGCTGCGCAACGGGTCGAAACCCTGTTGGCCCATTATAAAGCGCCAGCACTTGATCCCGCCATCGAAGCGGCGTTGCGCAGTTTTGTCAGCGACAAAAAGGCCTCTATGCCTGACGCGCTTGAATAGGCCTTAGCTAGGCATTCAAGCTGTAATAAGCCCTTGTCGCGAGGCGCAATACATTTGCGCCTCGGCGATTAACGCGCTGAGCAAACCCACGTGATCCACAAGCGAATACGTGTTGTCTTTGCTTTGACGCAAAGCGTTCATGTCCTGCTCTATTTCGATCAATTTCATCAGCGCTTCGACGCTTCTGGGCAGATGATCGGTCTTCAGGTGGTGGCGCAAATGCAGATCTCGGCGGTAATCGCGCGCGGCGGCCTTTGCGGTGCGCACCAATATGCGCGGGCGGTTGAGTTGCGCCAAAGTGGTCAGAACATCTTGCATTACACCATCCTTATTTCTGGAACAGGATTGCAAGAATTGCACAACCTAGAGGGGTGTTGCGTTTTGCCAGTTCCATGCGTTCGGCGGGTTTCACTTCTCTTTAGCTTTTGTCAACAATCTTAGGGCTGCCCACAGGTGTTAACGCATGGGTAACCAATGCGACCTAGCTTGATGAGAAATCCTGGCAAGATCTGTGGGTATGACTGGCAGCACGAGATACCTACCGGGGGCATATATGACGAAACATTGGGGGACAGATCAGGATCTTCCTAACATTCCAAAATGGGTGCCAAATTATGCAGTTCGCTATTTGGCACATACGGAACAAGGTGTGTCTATTCGGGCTTTGGCCCGGCATTCCAATTGCCATGCGTCGACGGTGCTTCGGCAAATTCGCCGGGTAGAGTCGCGTCGTGATGATCCTCTGATCGACGAGGCATTATCTGCCCTT is a window of Cognatishimia sp. WU-CL00825 DNA encoding:
- a CDS encoding trimethylamine methyltransferase family protein, which encodes MAQAETRRRGRGGGGAARRAERSAIQIETAKYIERNIPLYEILSDAALDVIEANAETLLEEVGVVFASNPGALELWREAGAHIDGDRVRIPKGLARKLCQTAPASFTQHARNPEKSVVIGGKNMVCAPVYGPPFVRDADGGRRYATMDDFNKFVKLGYMSKWLHHSGGTVCEPTDVAVNKRHLDMLLAHMTLSDKPFMGSVTAPSRAQDSVDMCEILFGKEFVQNNTVMTSLININSPMTFDDVMMGALEVYAKNNQACIISPFIVGGAMAPVSVAGTLTQVMAEVLSGIAYSQLVRPGAPVIFGAFVTSIDMGSGAPTFGTPEASQILYGAGQLARRLGLPFRSGGGLCGSKLPDAQAAYETAHTHNAALLGGVNFMLHSCGWLEGGLVSSFEKFVMDADQLGVLHKLAAGVAMDENGQAMDAIREVGPGGHYLGCAHTQANYQEAFWRSEVLDYKPFETWQDEGSRDTQTLAAQRVETLLAHYKAPALDPAIEAALRSFVSDKKASMPDALE
- a CDS encoding DUF6477 family protein — its product is MQDVLTTLAQLNRPRILVRTAKAAARDYRRDLHLRHHLKTDHLPRSVEALMKLIEIEQDMNALRQSKDNTYSLVDHVGLLSALIAEAQMYCASRQGLITA